The DNA segment CGCTGGGCCGCCGCGGAGGCGTCGATCACCCTGCTGTGGACCTGCTTCGACGCGTACACCGACGCGCTGCGCGAGGCCCGCGAGATCCGCTCCCGGCGCCGCTGGTCCAGCCGGGAGGACCTGGTGGAGCTGACCGGCCTGCTGCGCGGGGAGTCGGTCACGGTGGCGGGCGGCGCCTCGGGCTCGGCCGTGCTCAGCGAGAGCTTCACGCTGGCCGCGCTGGTGGACCGGATGAACGAGCTGTACGCGTCCTCGCTGGACATGGTGGTGGCCGCCGACGCGGTGTGGTCGGCGCTGCCCGCCCGTATCGACCTGCTGGCCGCCGAACTCCAGCGCACCCGCAGGCTGGCCCACTCCGTCGGCGTCCGCCCCGGTGAACACCCCTCCGGGGACGACCTGGAGGGCATCACGGCCACGCTGACCGCGCTGCGCGAGGACGTCGTCCGTGACCCGCTGGCGCACTGGGTGCCGGCCGGGGGCGGTTCGGCGCCCGGCGGGGGGCGCCCGGACACCACGGTGTACGACCGGGAGGCGCGGGCGCTGGAGGACGTGCGCCGGGAGATCGAGGCGGTGCTCACCGTCCGGCAGGACGCGGAGGAGCGGCTGATCCGGCTGCGCGACGTGCTCTCGCGCGCCGACCGCACCCTGGCCGAGGCCCGTACCGCGCGCGGCGAGGTGCTGGCGAAGATCGCCGCGACCGAGGTCCCGGTGGTGAGCGGCCCGCCGACCGTGCTCCAGGAGCAGCTGGCGACGGCGGCCGAGTACCGCCGCCAGGCCCGCTGGCACCGCCTCTCCCCGCTGCTGGAGTCGCTGGAGCAGCGGGCGGAGGACGAACTGCTGCGCGCCCGCGAGTCGTTGACGGCCGTCACCGCGCCGCTCGCGGTCCGCGCCGAGCTGCGCGGCCGCCTCGACGCCTACCGCGCGAAGGTCACCCGGCACGGCCTGGCCGAGGACCGGCTGCTGATCGAGCGGTACGACGCGGCCCGCCGGATGCTGTGGAGCGCGCCCTGCGATCTGCGCGTGGCCGAGCAGGCGGTGTGGCGCTACCAGCAGGCGGCGGCCGAACTGCTGGCCCCGCCACGGGTGCCGGAGCCGTACGCGCCGGAGGACGGCACGAGGGACGACATGGGGGACGGGGAGTGAGCGAGGAGCGGCGCACCTGCCAGCGCCCGGACTGCGCGGGCGCCTACGAGGACATGGGCGGCGGCGAGCTGTACTGCGACACCTGCGGCCTGGCCCCCGTGGTGCCACCCAAGGCGGGACCGGCGCCGGAGCCGGTGGGTTCGGTCGGTTCGGCGCCGACCGGGATCAACGGCGCTACGACGGGCAGTTCCTCGCAGTCGGCCCGCTCCCGGCGCTCGGTGTCGGGGCGGCTCTCCCGCTCGCTGCCGGGGAGGTCGGGCGGCCGCTCGGTGTCGGTGCGCGGCTCCGGCTCGGCCTCCGGGTCCTCCGGGCGCGGGCGGCTGGGCGCCGGTCTGGTCGTGGTGCCGCAGGTGCCGAGGCCCGACCCGCGCGCGATGGTGCTGGACAACCCGCAGGTGCCCGAGCGCAAGCGGTACTGCTCCCGCTCGGACTGCGGGGCGCCGGTGGGCCGGGCGCGCGGGGAACGGCCTGGTCGCACGGAGGGGTTCTGCACCAAGTGCGGGCACCCGTACTCCTTCGTGCCCAAGCTGCGCGCCGGGGACATCGTGCACGGGCAGTACGAGGTGGCGGGGTGCCTGGCGCACGGCGGGCTGGGCTGGATCTACCTCGCGGTGGACCGGGCGGTGTCCGACCGCTGGGTGGTGCTCAAGGGCCTGCTGGACACCGGGGACCAGGACGCGATGGCGGCGGCGATCTCCGAGCGCCGGTTCCTGGCGGAGATCGAGCACGCGGGCATCGTCCGCATCTACAACTTCGTCGAGCACCTCGACCAGCGCACCGGCTCGCTGGACGGCTACATCGTCATGGAGTATGTCGGCGGCAAGTCGCTGAAGGAGATCGCCAACGGCCGCCGCACCCCGGACGGCAGGCGCGACCCGCTGCCGGTGGAGCAGGCGTGCGCGTACGGCATCGAGGCGCTGGAGGCGCTCGGCCATCTGCACAGCCGCAACCTGCTGTACTGCGACTTCAAGGTCGACAACGCCATCCAGACCGAGGACCAGCTCAAGCTCATCGACATGGGCGCCGTCCGCCGCATGGACGACGACGAGTCCGCGATCTACGGCACGGTCGGCTACCAGGCCCCCGAGGTCGCCGACGTCGGCCCCTCGGCCGCCAGCGACCTGTACACGGTGGGCCGCACCCTGGCCGTCCTCACCTTCGACTTCCAGGGCTACACCACCGTCCACTCCGACTCGCTGCCCGACCCGGACACCATCGAGGTGTTCCGCCGCTACGAGTCCTTCTACCGCTTCCTGGTCCGCGCCACCGACCCCGACCCGGCCCGGAGGTTCGCCTCGGCGCAGGAGATGGCCGACCAGCTCACCGGGGTGCTGCGCGAGGTCGTCTCGCTGAGCACCGGGCAGGCCCGGCCCGCGCTGTCGACCCTGTTCGGGCCCGAAGTACGGGTGACGGACACCGAGTTGTTCCCGGCGCTGGACGGCGACGTGTCCCGCCTCGGCGCCCGCGCACTGCCCGGCCCCGCCCGCCCGCCGGCCCTGCCGCCCGCCCTGGTCCGGCCCGTGGACACCCCGGCCGCCGCGCTGGCGCTGCCCGTGCCGCTGGTCGACCCGAACGACCCGGACGCCGGCTTCCTGGCCGGCCTGAGCACCTCCGCGCCGGGCGAGCTGATCGCCGCGCTGGAGGCGGCCCCGGGCCGGGGTGTGGAGACCCGGCTCAGACGGGTGCGGGCCCGGCTGGAGAACGGCGACCGGGAGGCCGCGCTGGCGACGCTGGCCCGGCTGGACGAGGAACGGCCCGACGACTGGCGGGTGGTCTGGTACCGGGGCGTGGCCGCCCTGGTCACCGGCGACTTCGAGAGCGCCGCGCTCGCCTTCGACGCGATCTACGACGCCTTTCCCGGCGAGGCCGCGCCCAAGCTGGCGCTCGGCCTGTGCGCGGAGGTGCTGGGCCAGCTCGACAACGCCGCCGAGTACTACCGGCTGGTGTGGACGACCGACCCGAGCTTCGTCAGCGCCGCGTTCGGCCTGGCCCGGGTGCGGCTGGCGAGCGGGGACCGGGCGGGCGCCGTACGGACGCTGGAGTCGGTGCCGGAGTCGTCCATCCACTACACGGCCGCACGGGTCGCGGCGGTGCGGGCGCGGCTGCGGCACCGCACGGCGGCCGCCGGTGACGTACCGTTCCTGGACGACCTGACCGCCGCGGCGGGCCAGGTGGAGGCGCTGGACGCGTACGGGCTGGACCCGGCGCGACGCGAGCGGTTGTCGGCCGAAGTCCTCGGCTGCGCCCTGGACTGGATACTCTCCAGGGGTCAGGACACCGCTCGGCCGGTCGACGGCGGGCGGGTGCTGCTCGGCAGCGGTCTGGACGAGCGGGGCCTCCGCTTCGGACTGGAGCGCGCCTACCGCACGCTGGCCCGGCTGGCGCCCGGCGGCGAGGAGAGGATCAACCTGGTGGAACGGGCCAACCGTTACCGCCCCCGGACGTGGGTGTAGTCATGTCACAGATGCCCCAGCAGGCCGCACTGTCCAAGTGCCCGAGCTGCGCGGAGCCGCTCGAGGCGGGCGACCTCTTCTGCGGCGCGTGCGGATACGACCTGTCGGCCGCGCCCGCGCCGCCGGCGGACGAGCCGACGCTGACCATGACCGGCGCGCCGGACGAGGACGTCGACTGGCCCGAGCCGGAGCCGGCCACCACCGGCAGCACCGAGCCGCGCGCCCACCGGGCCGCCGACGTGCCCGGCACCGACTCCGGCGGCACCCCGCTGCACGCGCCCCAGCCGCCCGCGTCCGGGGTGCGCTTCGACCGGCCCGCCGAGGCCGGGGAGCCGGCCGAGCCGGAGGAGTACCCGCTCCAGGCCCCCGATCCACGCGCCGAGGCCCCCGCGCAGGTGTGCGTGGCCTGCCGCGCGGGCCGGGTGGACGGCGACGGCTACTGCGAGAACTGCGGGCACGCCCAGCCCCGCGAACGCGACCACATGGAGCGGGAGTCGGGCCCGGTGGCCGCGATCAGCGACCGGGGCCTGCGCCACCACCGCAACGAGGACGACTTCACCGTCGCGCACACCGCGCTGCCCGACGGCTCGCCCGCCGCGCTCGCCGTGGTCTGCGACGGCGTCTCCTCCGCGACCCGCCCCGACGAGGCGTCCACCGCCGCGTCGCGGGCCGCCGGGGACGTGCTGCTGGCGGCCCTGCCACGCGGCACGCATCCGCAGGCGGCGATGCACGAGGCGATCGTGGCCGCCGCGAAGGCCGTGGACGCGCTCGCCGAGGCACCCGACGGGGCCCGCGAGCACGCCCCGCACCAGAACGCCCCGGCCTGCACGATCGTCGCCTCGGTGGTCGCCTCCGGCCTGCTGGTGGTCGGCTGGGTCGGCGACAGCCGCGCCTACTGGGTGCCGGACGACCGCTCCACTCCCCCGGCCCGGCTGACCGAGGACGACTCCTGGGCGGCCCAGATGGTGGCGGCCGGCCTGATGAACGAGGCGGAGGCGTACGCCGACGAGCGCGCCCACGCCATCACCGGCTGGCTCGGCGCCGACGCCTACGAACTGGAGCCGCACACCGCGTCGTTCAAGCCCGACCGGTCCGGTGTGGTGCTGGTCTGCACCGACGGCCTGTGGAACTACGCCGAGGCGCCGGAGGAGATGGCCGAGGTACTGCCCCCGGACGCGGCCGCCCGCCCGCTGCACGCGGCGCGGGTGCTGGTGGGGCACGCGCTGGACGCCGGGGGCCACGACAACGTAACAGTGGCCGTCGTGCCGTTCCCCACCCCGCCCGAGGGGGCAGGATCGGCCTGAGGGACGACGGGCGGAGCCGGAGGGGACCGGTCCGCCCGAACGCACCGCCTCGCGGGGAGCGGGGCGTGTCCGAGGGGGATGTGAACCAGCATGGCCAATTTCGCCAAGCCGGGCGGACCGCGGTTCTCGGTGGACGTCTACCAGAACGAGTATCTGCCGGAGGGCGGCCGCGAGGTCAACGCCATCGTGACCGTGACCGCCAAGGGCGGCGGGGCACCCGCCGGTCCGGGGGCGCCGGCCGCCGTGGTGCTGATGGTGGACTGCTCGGGGTCGATGGACCACCCGCCCACCAAGATGCGCAACGCCCGCGACGCCACCGCCGCCGCCGTCGACACCCTGCGCGACGGGACGCACTTCGGGATCGTCGACGGTACGCACGTCGCGCGCGAGGTCTATCCGGGCGGCGGCCGGCTCGCGGTGGCCGACCCGACGACCCGCGCCCAGGCCAAGCAGGCGCTGCGCCGGCTGCGCGCGGGCGGCGGCACCGCGATCGGCACCTGGCTGCGGCTGGCGGACCGGCTGCTGGCCGGGGCGGACGTGTCGATCCGGCACGGCATCCTGCTGACCGACGGACGCAACGAGCACGAGTCGGCGGCGGAGCTGAAGGACACCCTGGACGCGTGCGCCGGGCGCTTCACCTGTGACGCGCGGGGCGTGGGCACCGACTGGGAAGTGAAAGAAGTCACAGGCGTCGCCTCGGCGTTGCTCGGCACCGCCGACATCGTCGCCGATCCGGCCCGGCTCACTGAGGACTTCACCCGCATCATGGAGTCGACGATGGGCAAGGAGGTCGCCGACGTCGCTCTGCGGGTGTGGACGCCGGTCGGCACCCGCATCAAGTTCATGAAGCAAGTGGCGCCCACGGTCGAGGAGTTGACCGACCGGCGTACCGAGGCGGGCCCGCGCGCCGGGGACTATCCCACCGGCTCCTGGGGCGACGAGTCCCGCGACTACCACCTCTGCGTGGAGGTCCCGGCGGCCGGACTGGGCCAGGAGATGCTCGCCGCACGGGTCTCGCTGGTGGCGGCCCAACCGGACAGAGAGGTACAGAACCTCGGCGCCCAGGGACTCGTACGGGCCGTCTGGACCGACGACATGGCGGCCTCGACCTCGCTCAATTCCCAGGTCGCCCACTACACCGGCCAGGCCGAACTGGCGCAGGCCATCAGGGAAGGGCTGGATCTCCGCAAAGCGGGCGATATGGATGGAGCAACGTCCAAACTGGGACGTGCCGTTCAGCTGGCGGGGGTGTCGGGGAACGCGGATACTGCGAAACTGCTTGCGAAGGTGGTGGACGTGGTCGACGCCCCGACCGGTACTGTGCGGTTGAAGGCGAAGGTCGCGGAGGCCGACGAGATGACCCTCGAGACCCGCTCCACGAAGACTGTTCGCGTCAAGAAGTGACCCTGTAGACACCGATACCTCAGCAGAAGGGGTACCACCGACATGCCGACCTGCCCGAACGGACACCAGTCGGGTTCCGACGACTGGTGCGAGGTCTGTGGTCACCGCATGGCCGGTGCCGTGCCTCCGCCCCCGCCCGCGACCGGCGGCGGCTACGGGTTCCCGCCGCCGAGGAACGAGGGACGCCCCTCCTCCGGCGCGCAGGGCGAGCTGTGCCCGCAGTGCCGTACGCCCCGCGAGGGCGGCGCGCCCTTCTGCGAGGAGTGCCGGTGGAACTTCCTCACCAACACCGCCACCTCGTACACCCCGGCGGCCCCGCCCCGGCAGCAGCAGCCCCGCTACCAGCCGCCCGGCCAGCCCTTCGGCGGCGGCGGTGACGGGTACGAGTACCAGGGCTCGCGGCCCTCGCGGGTGAACCGGCCGGCCGAGCCGATACCGTCCTTCGACTCCGAGCCCTCGGGGCCGACGCCGTTCGGCAACGAGCGCCGTCCGGCGTCCCCGCCGCCCACCTCGGGCGGGCAGTCCCCGTTCGGCGAGCGCCGGCAGGGGCCTCCGCCGCCGCCTCCGCAGGGGTTCGGCGGGGGGCCTGGGCAGCGACCCGGCCAGCAGGGTGGGCCTGGGCAGCAGGGTGGTCCCGGTCAGCAGGGTCCTGGCCCGCAGGGGCGTCCTGGTCAGCAGGGTCCGGGTGGGCCGGGTGGTCCCGGCGGGCCCGGTTACGGCCGTCCCGGTGGTCCTTCCGGGCAGGGTGGCCCCTCCGGTCCCCCGCCGTTCGGGCGTGAGCCGTCCGCCTTCGGCACCGCTCCCTCCCGGCAGGCTCCCCCGCCGTCCGCGCCGTCCGGCTTCCCGCAGGAGACCGGCCGTACCCCTGCCCCCGGCCCGTCCTTCGCCGACGACGACTGGGTGATCCCCCCGCCGCCGTCGAACAACGGTCCGGCGGGCGGCCCCGGCGGCGGGTACGGCTACCCGCAGCCCGGCGCCGGGCAGCAGAACCAGGGCTTCCCCCCGGCTCCGCAGGCCCCGCAGGGACCGGCGACCTGGACCGCGACCATCGGCCCGGACCGCGACTACTTCATGGCGATGATGCAGCGCTCCGGCCCCGAGGCCGCCGGGCTCAACCTGCCCGCGTACTCGCCCGAGCAGCAGCGCACGCTCACCGGCAACCAGGTGACCATCGGCCGCCGCCGGCACTCCACCGGCGACACCCCGGACGTCGACCTCTCGGTGCCCCCGGAGGACCCCGGTGTCTCGCACCAG comes from the Streptomyces seoulensis genome and includes:
- a CDS encoding tetratricopeptide repeat protein — protein: MGGGELYCDTCGLAPVVPPKAGPAPEPVGSVGSAPTGINGATTGSSSQSARSRRSVSGRLSRSLPGRSGGRSVSVRGSGSASGSSGRGRLGAGLVVVPQVPRPDPRAMVLDNPQVPERKRYCSRSDCGAPVGRARGERPGRTEGFCTKCGHPYSFVPKLRAGDIVHGQYEVAGCLAHGGLGWIYLAVDRAVSDRWVVLKGLLDTGDQDAMAAAISERRFLAEIEHAGIVRIYNFVEHLDQRTGSLDGYIVMEYVGGKSLKEIANGRRTPDGRRDPLPVEQACAYGIEALEALGHLHSRNLLYCDFKVDNAIQTEDQLKLIDMGAVRRMDDDESAIYGTVGYQAPEVADVGPSAASDLYTVGRTLAVLTFDFQGYTTVHSDSLPDPDTIEVFRRYESFYRFLVRATDPDPARRFASAQEMADQLTGVLREVVSLSTGQARPALSTLFGPEVRVTDTELFPALDGDVSRLGARALPGPARPPALPPALVRPVDTPAAALALPVPLVDPNDPDAGFLAGLSTSAPGELIAALEAAPGRGVETRLRRVRARLENGDREAALATLARLDEERPDDWRVVWYRGVAALVTGDFESAALAFDAIYDAFPGEAAPKLALGLCAEVLGQLDNAAEYYRLVWTTDPSFVSAAFGLARVRLASGDRAGAVRTLESVPESSIHYTAARVAAVRARLRHRTAAAGDVPFLDDLTAAAGQVEALDAYGLDPARRERLSAEVLGCALDWILSRGQDTARPVDGGRVLLGSGLDERGLRFGLERAYRTLARLAPGGEERINLVERANRYRPRTWV
- a CDS encoding PP2C family serine/threonine-protein phosphatase, with the protein product MSQMPQQAALSKCPSCAEPLEAGDLFCGACGYDLSAAPAPPADEPTLTMTGAPDEDVDWPEPEPATTGSTEPRAHRAADVPGTDSGGTPLHAPQPPASGVRFDRPAEAGEPAEPEEYPLQAPDPRAEAPAQVCVACRAGRVDGDGYCENCGHAQPRERDHMERESGPVAAISDRGLRHHRNEDDFTVAHTALPDGSPAALAVVCDGVSSATRPDEASTAASRAAGDVLLAALPRGTHPQAAMHEAIVAAAKAVDALAEAPDGAREHAPHQNAPACTIVASVVASGLLVVGWVGDSRAYWVPDDRSTPPARLTEDDSWAAQMVAAGLMNEAEAYADERAHAITGWLGADAYELEPHTASFKPDRSGVVLVCTDGLWNYAEAPEEMAEVLPPDAAARPLHAARVLVGHALDAGGHDNVTVAVVPFPTPPEGAGSA
- a CDS encoding vWA domain-containing protein, encoding MANFAKPGGPRFSVDVYQNEYLPEGGREVNAIVTVTAKGGGAPAGPGAPAAVVLMVDCSGSMDHPPTKMRNARDATAAAVDTLRDGTHFGIVDGTHVAREVYPGGGRLAVADPTTRAQAKQALRRLRAGGGTAIGTWLRLADRLLAGADVSIRHGILLTDGRNEHESAAELKDTLDACAGRFTCDARGVGTDWEVKEVTGVASALLGTADIVADPARLTEDFTRIMESTMGKEVADVALRVWTPVGTRIKFMKQVAPTVEELTDRRTEAGPRAGDYPTGSWGDESRDYHLCVEVPAAGLGQEMLAARVSLVAAQPDREVQNLGAQGLVRAVWTDDMAASTSLNSQVAHYTGQAELAQAIREGLDLRKAGDMDGATSKLGRAVQLAGVSGNADTAKLLAKVVDVVDAPTGTVRLKAKVAEADEMTLETRSTKTVRVKK
- a CDS encoding FHA domain-containing protein: MPTCPNGHQSGSDDWCEVCGHRMAGAVPPPPPATGGGYGFPPPRNEGRPSSGAQGELCPQCRTPREGGAPFCEECRWNFLTNTATSYTPAAPPRQQQPRYQPPGQPFGGGGDGYEYQGSRPSRVNRPAEPIPSFDSEPSGPTPFGNERRPASPPPTSGGQSPFGERRQGPPPPPPQGFGGGPGQRPGQQGGPGQQGGPGQQGPGPQGRPGQQGPGGPGGPGGPGYGRPGGPSGQGGPSGPPPFGREPSAFGTAPSRQAPPPSAPSGFPQETGRTPAPGPSFADDDWVIPPPPSNNGPAGGPGGGYGYPQPGAGQQNQGFPPAPQAPQGPATWTATIGPDRDYFMAMMQRSGPEAAGLNLPAYSPEQQRTLTGNQVTIGRRRHSTGDTPDVDLSVPPEDPGVSHQHAVLVQQPDGGWAVVDQNSTNGTTVNGSDEPIQPFVPVPLQDGDRVHVGAWTTITVHRG